Genomic DNA from Desulfuromonadales bacterium:
GAGGATTTTACCCAGGGGATGCTCGTCAGGGGGCGGGAGAAGATTGATAAATCACCTTATCGCGGCCGCATCCTGCTGGTCAATGCGCCTTGCGAATCGATGCCCCACCCCTCTGGTATCTTCGACGGAGTGACCATCGCCTTCGGTATCCGCAACGTGGTCGATCGTCTGGCGGGCCTGCGGGAGATGTGCCGTGTGCTGAAACCGGGCGGCAGGGCGGTCATTCTGGAGTTCTCCAATCCGCGTAGCCGCCTGTTCAAGGCCCTGTACTATTTCTACTTTCGCCGCATTCTTCCTTTTCTCGGCGGCCTTCTTTCCCAGCGCAGCGCTTACCAGTACCTTCCGGATTCGGTTCTGGAGTTTCCCGACCAGTCGACCTTCAAGGCACTGATGGCCGAGGCCGGCTTTACGGAGTTGAAACATTTTGACCTGACCTTCGGGATTGCCACGGTCTACGTCGGTAGCCGTCCCGCCTGACAGACTCTCCCGCTCCTGCCAGTCGCTATTTTTTCCCCCCCTGCAACAGTTCCTCGACGTCGGTAACGACCTTGCCGGGCAGCCCCAGAACCCGCTTGAAGATTCCCCGAACCTTCTCCGAAACCGAGGTGATCGGGATGGGGGTGACCTCCGGATCGTCGCTTTTCCCCTTGATGGCGAAGTGAGCGGTAATCAGGGCTTTTTCCTCGCCGGTCAGCAACCAGCCGGCAATCGGGATACGGGTGACGATCTTGTCCACCGTCCGCAGCGGTTTGACGCCGAGCACCAGATCCAGCTTCTGTTCAGCCAGGTCGGCGTCGCCGACCAGCGACAGGTTCATGGCGTTGCTGTCGACGAACAGGTCGTCGGTGGAGAGAATGCCTTTGCTCAGGTTGAAGTTGCCTTTCAGCCGGTTGAAGGGCATCCCCTCCTGGGACATGTCCGGGAGATTGAAGGTCAGTATCTGCGAGACGTTGAGCAGAGAAAAGACCTTGGACAAAAACGGGAACTTGCGCAACACCCCGTCCTTGATCTGCAGGCTGAAGCCGCCAAGGGAGGATTTCAGGAACTTGCTCCCCGGCTCCCCTTCCAGGTAGAAGTCCCCCTTCAAGGTGCCGGTGATCAGACCCCGCCGTTTGAAAAGCTCATGCTGCAGGGCCGCGGCATCGAAGTTTTCAAGATGCCCGGATATCTTCAGCAGGGACGAGCCGTCAGGTAGCCGGTCGACTTCCACCTGGCCGGTGCAGCGGCCGGCGCCGGCATCGAAATGGAGCGGGAAGATGGTCAACTTCCCGTCAGCAAAGCCGATTTTTCCCTCCGCATTCTGGAAATGCAAAGGCCCCAGGATCCCTTCCCTGACCCGGGCGTCGATCAGTACGGCGACTTT
This window encodes:
- the ubiE gene encoding bifunctional demethylmenaquinone methyltransferase/2-methoxy-6-polyprenyl-1,4-benzoquinol methylase UbiE, giving the protein MYKLSEKGRGIRDMFDAIAPRYDLLNRLLSLGIDRRWRTFAVGQLQIPAGGRVLDVASGTGDVALEIAARTPASVRIVGEDFTQGMLVRGREKIDKSPYRGRILLVNAPCESMPHPSGIFDGVTIAFGIRNVVDRLAGLREMCRVLKPGGRAVILEFSNPRSRLFKALYYFYFRRILPFLGGLLSQRSAYQYLPDSVLEFPDQSTFKALMAEAGFTELKHFDLTFGIATVYVGSRPA
- a CDS encoding AsmA-like C-terminal region-containing protein; translation: KVAVLIDARVREGILGPLHFQNAEGKIGFADGKLTIFPLHFDAGAGRCTGQVEVDRLPDGSSLLKISGHLENFDAAALQHELFKRRGLITGTLKGDFYLEGEPGSKFLKSSLGGFSLQIKDGVLRKFPFLSKVFSLLNVSQILTFNLPDMSQEGMPFNRLKGNFNLSKGILSTDDLFVDSNAMNLSLVGDADLAEQKLDLVLGVKPLRTVDKIVTRIPIAGWLLTGEEKALITAHFAIKGKSDDPEVTPIPITSVSEKVRGIFKRVLGLPGKVVTDVEELLQGGKK